Proteins co-encoded in one Synechococcus elongatus PCC 6301 genomic window:
- a CDS encoding DUF561 domain-containing protein, producing MSMPGALQAALSQGRALKVISGLANFDADLVAAVVRAADRGGATFVDIACDASLVRLARQQTALPICVSSVEPTAFLAAVEAGADLIEIGNYDSFYAQGREFSAAEVLELTQATRALLPQITLSVTVPHTLPLDQQATLAEQLVVAGADIIQTEGGTSSAPTHAGVLGLIEKAAPTLAAASVISKAVNVPVLCASGLSDVTAPMAIAAGAAGIGVGSAINRLDNELAMIAAVQRFVEALDRARVAQAH from the coding sequence ATGTCCATGCCTGGTGCGCTGCAAGCAGCCCTGTCCCAAGGTCGTGCACTGAAAGTGATTAGCGGCCTTGCTAACTTTGATGCCGATCTCGTTGCGGCAGTTGTGCGCGCAGCCGATCGCGGTGGCGCTACGTTCGTGGATATTGCTTGCGATGCCAGCTTGGTCCGTTTGGCGCGTCAACAGACAGCTTTGCCGATCTGCGTCTCTTCGGTAGAACCGACAGCGTTCTTGGCAGCGGTTGAAGCCGGTGCTGATCTGATCGAAATCGGCAACTACGACAGCTTCTACGCCCAAGGTCGGGAGTTCAGCGCCGCAGAAGTGCTGGAACTAACCCAAGCGACGCGAGCCTTGCTGCCGCAAATCACCCTGTCGGTGACTGTTCCCCACACTCTACCGCTGGACCAACAAGCGACTTTGGCAGAACAACTGGTGGTTGCAGGTGCGGACATCATCCAAACCGAAGGCGGTACCAGCTCGGCTCCGACCCATGCAGGCGTTCTCGGCCTGATCGAAAAAGCAGCCCCGACCTTGGCAGCCGCTTCCGTGATTTCCAAAGCAGTAAACGTGCCCGTGCTCTGCGCTTCGGGCCTGTCGGATGTCACGGCTCCCATGGCGATCGCAGCCGGTGCAGCCGGCATCGGTGTTGGTTCAGCCATCAACCGCCTCGACAATGAGCTGGCGATGATTGCTGCAGTTCAACGCTTCGTTGAAGCCCTCGATCGCGCTCGAGTTGCTCAAGCACACTAA
- the hmpF gene encoding pilus motility taxis protein HmpF — MLYLAEVGKRGGLFGGNKVEFRLIAFQRPDEGWQVLPEEEVLASDKTCDFSPGALVLLDLNNSRQVQRIQEATQRLLGFLREFSRLQERYRAQEAEVEQWKESLSIQSQELSRRQQEFENRQDQLQQLQAELFQLEEQKQEALAIQQQADALRAELDRRDRELKEAWQELEIQRQSFSSQPFGAVAFAPETQAAIAQLEQQIANWQNDDTVLAELSNKVTAAQQDLQSRIASLTNPDQPDVGNLENLQQALQEQRRQFQTAHLEWMSQQAPPEQDKHQLSEEQTLLAGLEQRRRAIAQACQLIHALTGEANRSELEALPLEELQERVAAVQRDYDRIYSFVNDQEEELRLETADLEKLRANLEQANELERLSLEGELIEAEQRCQLLDESLVARRLIAQERLTVLQQYQQVLEGRQSGTPIAPEVDLSELRSLLDRELPDLDGLIANVQARVEKLQEDVATIEGGIQAKADRVYRLKETVESTEEKWRNCELQVAEIRGYNQAIAACREWLEQIAQTYSEVYGAICTLAEQQRQQQADRAALQQQLAAISHQLIAA; from the coding sequence GTGCTCTATCTGGCTGAAGTCGGAAAGCGTGGCGGCTTGTTTGGGGGGAACAAAGTAGAGTTCCGCCTCATTGCTTTTCAGCGGCCGGACGAAGGGTGGCAGGTACTTCCTGAAGAAGAGGTCTTGGCCAGCGATAAAACCTGTGACTTCTCTCCAGGGGCACTAGTGCTACTTGACCTCAACAATTCGCGCCAGGTGCAGCGCATTCAAGAGGCCACTCAGCGCCTACTGGGGTTTCTGCGTGAGTTTTCGCGGCTGCAGGAGCGCTATCGCGCCCAAGAAGCGGAGGTAGAGCAGTGGAAGGAGTCTCTGAGCATTCAGAGTCAGGAACTCAGCCGCCGCCAGCAAGAATTTGAGAATCGTCAAGATCAACTGCAGCAACTGCAGGCAGAGTTGTTTCAGCTGGAGGAGCAAAAACAGGAAGCCCTCGCTATTCAACAGCAGGCAGATGCCCTGCGGGCTGAACTCGATCGCCGCGATCGCGAGTTAAAAGAAGCTTGGCAAGAGCTTGAAATCCAGCGTCAAAGCTTTAGCAGCCAGCCCTTTGGCGCAGTCGCCTTTGCGCCGGAAACCCAGGCAGCAATCGCTCAGCTTGAGCAACAAATCGCGAACTGGCAGAACGACGATACCGTGCTGGCGGAACTCAGCAACAAAGTCACTGCAGCCCAGCAAGATCTCCAGTCACGCATTGCTTCATTGACCAATCCAGACCAGCCTGATGTTGGCAATCTGGAAAACCTGCAGCAGGCGCTGCAAGAACAACGGCGGCAGTTCCAAACTGCCCATCTGGAATGGATGAGCCAGCAAGCTCCCCCCGAGCAGGACAAGCATCAGTTGTCGGAAGAGCAGACCTTGCTGGCTGGGCTCGAGCAACGGCGGCGGGCAATCGCCCAAGCCTGTCAGCTGATCCATGCTCTGACAGGAGAAGCGAATCGCAGCGAACTCGAGGCACTGCCCCTCGAGGAGTTGCAGGAACGGGTGGCTGCAGTCCAGCGAGACTACGATCGCATTTATTCCTTCGTCAACGATCAGGAAGAGGAGTTACGGCTCGAAACCGCTGATCTAGAAAAGCTACGTGCCAACCTCGAGCAAGCCAATGAACTGGAGCGGCTTTCCTTAGAAGGAGAGTTGATCGAAGCCGAGCAACGCTGCCAGCTGCTGGATGAATCCTTGGTTGCCCGGCGACTGATTGCTCAAGAACGTCTCACTGTTTTGCAGCAGTACCAGCAGGTCTTGGAGGGGCGGCAGAGCGGCACCCCGATCGCGCCGGAAGTAGATCTTTCAGAACTGCGATCGCTCTTGGATCGGGAGCTACCGGATCTAGATGGCTTGATTGCCAATGTTCAAGCTCGGGTTGAGAAATTGCAAGAGGACGTGGCGACCATTGAAGGCGGGATTCAAGCCAAGGCCGATCGCGTCTACCGTCTCAAAGAGACTGTCGAATCCACAGAAGAAAAGTGGCGCAACTGCGAGCTCCAAGTTGCTGAAATCAGAGGCTACAACCAAGCGATCGCCGCTTGCCGAGAGTGGCTGGAACAAATTGCCCAAACCTACTCGGAGGTCTACGGTGCGATCTGCACCCTAGCGGAGCAGCAACGTCAGCAACAAGCAGATCGCGCCGCTCTGCAACAGCAGTTAGCAGCGATCAGTCATCAACTGATTGCAGCCTAA
- the tilS gene encoding tRNA lysidine(34) synthetase TilS, translating to MSSDCWTPFHARLHQLLQRRSLLPTRSRLLLAVSGGQDSLALVQLLRGLQPHWHWSLAIAHCDHGWRSDSTANAEHLRQLADQWQLPFYCQRSPEPPRSEAAARTWRYQVLEAIAADIDAALLVTGHTASDRAETLLYNLTRGSHLQGLASLRWQRSLSDRLTLVRPFLGFTRAETSKMVQQFQLPVWEDSTNRDRRFARNRLRLEVLPQLRQINPQCDRHLANTAELLADEADWLAELTEQVYQQSLSERGLCRSQLAQQPIALQRRVLHAFLQDQLQRSPSTVQVEELRQLITAPQGSCSSSLPQRRVAVVAGDWLRLQSVDD from the coding sequence TTGTCCTCAGATTGCTGGACTCCCTTTCACGCCCGCCTGCATCAGCTCCTACAGCGGAGATCGCTTCTGCCTACCCGATCGCGCCTCTTACTGGCCGTTTCGGGCGGACAGGACTCCCTCGCGTTAGTGCAGCTACTGCGGGGTCTACAACCGCACTGGCATTGGTCCCTGGCGATCGCCCATTGTGACCATGGCTGGCGATCGGACTCCACAGCGAATGCCGAGCATCTACGTCAGCTCGCGGATCAGTGGCAGCTCCCCTTTTACTGCCAGCGATCGCCGGAACCACCGAGGAGCGAAGCTGCAGCGCGAACGTGGCGTTATCAGGTCCTAGAGGCAATCGCGGCCGACATCGACGCTGCCTTACTCGTCACCGGCCACACTGCCAGCGATCGCGCCGAAACCCTGCTCTACAACTTGACGCGGGGCAGCCATCTGCAAGGGTTGGCCAGTCTGCGCTGGCAACGATCGCTCAGCGATCGGCTCACCTTGGTGCGACCCTTTTTGGGCTTTACCCGCGCTGAAACTAGCAAGATGGTTCAGCAGTTTCAATTACCTGTTTGGGAAGACAGCACCAACCGCGATCGCCGCTTTGCCCGCAATCGCCTGCGGCTAGAAGTTCTCCCGCAGCTGCGCCAGATCAATCCCCAATGCGATCGCCACCTTGCCAATACCGCTGAGCTGCTGGCCGATGAAGCTGACTGGCTGGCTGAACTAACTGAGCAGGTCTATCAGCAATCCCTCAGCGAGAGGGGGCTTTGTCGTTCCCAATTGGCGCAACAGCCGATCGCTCTCCAAAGGCGAGTCTTGCATGCCTTCCTTCAGGATCAACTGCAGCGATCGCCGAGCACGGTGCAGGTCGAAGAACTCCGCCAGCTGATCACTGCGCCTCAAGGCAGCTGCAGCTCTAGCCTGCCCCAGAGACGGGTCGCGGTAGTCGCGGGGGACTGGCTTAGGCTGCAATCAGTTGATGACTGA
- a CDS encoding FAD-dependent oxidoreductase translates to MLETLRTDVLIVGGGTGGTAAALQAARRGAQTILVSEGPWLGGMLTSAGVSAPDGNELRALQTGIWGAFLKALRQRQPDGLNHAWVSFFTYDPRVGSQIFADWVRELPNLKWIQGDRPRAVIGDRDRLRGVEFERVRIEAQVVIDATELGDLLALADVPHRWGWEPQEEWQEPSAPTLAQLESDNRYQRYPVQSPTWVVVMADQSQSAPPIPASTSYNPDLFAGAWQTPDDLAFLDYGRLPGDRFMINWPGPGNDYGEGLQRLIQGDRAHQEWMQEAIAHSQAFAHHIQAHWSDRYGLARDQFPQQAIGGGAFALQPYYRESRRVVGSSTITELDLLPLHQGQVAKLPCNASGQVSAIAIGNYANDHHYPNWDFRLQPKSMRWGGRWTGTAFSLPYDCLLPVQTEGLLVCEKNIAVSHIANGATRLQPVVLGLGQAAGMAAALAVEQNCDPRSLSVRDLQEALLTDSEAPQAIVPLYDTPPEHPDWLTRQRAYLDRPEAYPATGVHGGTAAASLISARAQTVSGQFERLGDQNYQLDDGKTVWQLVTLDASIDQQFKALSDRLPLAVVGLINPAGHWLIVEAIHP, encoded by the coding sequence GTGCTTGAGACCCTTCGCACCGATGTTCTGATCGTGGGGGGCGGAACAGGCGGCACCGCTGCGGCACTTCAAGCGGCCCGCCGTGGGGCCCAGACGATTCTGGTCAGCGAAGGGCCTTGGTTGGGCGGCATGCTGACTTCTGCAGGAGTTAGTGCTCCTGATGGCAATGAACTACGAGCATTGCAGACAGGCATTTGGGGTGCGTTTCTCAAAGCCCTGCGCCAGCGTCAACCCGACGGGCTGAACCACGCTTGGGTTAGTTTCTTCACCTACGATCCTCGGGTCGGATCTCAGATTTTTGCCGACTGGGTGCGAGAACTCCCGAACCTAAAGTGGATCCAAGGCGATCGCCCGAGGGCAGTCATTGGCGATCGCGATCGCCTGCGGGGTGTGGAATTTGAGCGAGTGCGGATCGAAGCGCAAGTTGTCATTGATGCCACGGAACTGGGCGATCTGCTGGCGCTAGCCGATGTGCCCCACCGTTGGGGCTGGGAACCGCAGGAAGAGTGGCAAGAACCGAGTGCGCCGACGCTAGCGCAACTGGAAAGTGACAATCGCTATCAACGCTATCCGGTGCAGTCACCGACTTGGGTCGTGGTGATGGCAGATCAGAGTCAATCCGCTCCACCGATCCCCGCATCGACAAGCTACAACCCCGATCTCTTTGCGGGGGCTTGGCAGACGCCGGATGACCTCGCCTTTTTGGATTACGGTCGCCTGCCCGGCGATCGCTTCATGATCAACTGGCCGGGGCCGGGCAATGACTACGGCGAAGGCTTACAGCGATTAATTCAGGGCGATCGCGCCCATCAGGAATGGATGCAGGAGGCGATCGCTCATAGCCAAGCCTTTGCCCATCACATTCAAGCCCACTGGAGCGATCGCTATGGCTTGGCAAGAGATCAGTTCCCACAGCAAGCGATCGGTGGGGGCGCCTTTGCCCTACAGCCCTACTACCGCGAAAGTCGGCGGGTAGTCGGTAGCTCAACTATTACGGAGTTAGATCTGCTGCCGCTGCACCAAGGACAGGTAGCAAAACTGCCTTGTAATGCATCAGGACAAGTGTCTGCGATCGCGATCGGCAACTACGCCAACGATCATCACTATCCCAATTGGGACTTTCGCCTGCAGCCCAAATCGATGCGCTGGGGCGGTCGCTGGACGGGAACGGCCTTCAGCCTGCCCTATGACTGTCTGTTACCGGTTCAGACTGAAGGGCTGCTCGTCTGTGAGAAAAATATTGCCGTTAGCCATATCGCCAACGGAGCGACTCGCCTTCAACCAGTGGTCTTGGGACTCGGGCAAGCGGCAGGCATGGCAGCTGCTTTGGCCGTGGAACAGAACTGTGATCCGCGATCGCTGTCGGTGCGAGATCTACAAGAAGCCTTGCTAACGGATTCTGAGGCTCCGCAGGCGATCGTGCCACTCTACGACACTCCGCCAGAGCATCCCGACTGGCTAACTCGTCAGCGCGCCTACCTCGATCGCCCTGAAGCCTATCCGGCAACAGGGGTGCATGGGGGAACGGCAGCAGCCTCGCTCATCTCTGCTAGAGCACAAACAGTCAGCGGGCAATTTGAGCGCTTGGGTGACCAAAATTATCAATTGGACGACGGCAAAACCGTTTGGCAATTAGTGACGCTCGATGCCAGCATTGATCAGCAATTCAAGGCATTGAGCGATCGACTGCCACTTGCAGTGGTAGGTCTAATAAACCCCGCTGGGCACTGGCTGATTGTCGAGGCCATCCACCCTTGA